The proteins below come from a single Pseudomonas sp. MYb118 genomic window:
- a CDS encoding ABC transporter ATP-binding protein has protein sequence MTKLDIEGLAWRIDSRWLLREVGLHVGQGEFVGLIGPNGSGKTSLLRCAYRSTEPDEGQVRLDGDDVWQRPARWCAQRIAVVLQEFPQEFGLSVRDVVSMGRTPHKGLFDGDTPHDARLIARALDQVGLASCAEHAFATLSGGEKQRVLLARALVQEPQLLILDEPTNHLDPRYQLELLQHLRGLGLSILASFHDLNLAAAFCDRLYVVDGGRIVASGTPDQVLTSAVLEQVFGVQALVDRHPLHPYPRITWITR, from the coding sequence ATGACGAAGCTCGACATCGAAGGCCTGGCCTGGCGTATCGACTCGCGCTGGTTGCTGCGCGAGGTGGGCCTGCACGTGGGGCAGGGTGAGTTCGTCGGCCTGATCGGGCCCAATGGTAGCGGCAAGACCAGCCTGCTGCGCTGCGCCTATCGCTCGACCGAGCCGGATGAAGGGCAGGTGCGCCTGGACGGCGACGATGTCTGGCAACGCCCGGCACGCTGGTGCGCGCAACGCATCGCCGTGGTGTTGCAGGAGTTTCCCCAGGAGTTCGGCTTGAGCGTACGCGATGTGGTGAGCATGGGACGCACGCCACACAAGGGCCTGTTCGACGGCGACACGCCGCACGATGCCCGACTGATCGCCCGGGCGCTGGATCAAGTCGGCCTGGCAAGCTGCGCCGAGCATGCCTTCGCGACACTGTCCGGCGGCGAGAAGCAGCGTGTGCTGCTGGCCCGTGCCCTGGTTCAAGAGCCGCAACTGCTGATCCTCGACGAGCCAACCAACCACCTCGACCCACGTTATCAACTGGAGTTGTTGCAGCACTTGCGCGGCCTGGGCCTGAGCATTCTCGCCAGCTTCCATGACCTCAACCTGGCCGCCGCCTTCTGCGACCGGCTGTATGTCGTCGATGGCGGCCGGATCGTTGCCAGCGGCACGCCGGATCAAGTGCTGACGAGCGCTGTCCTGGAGCAGGTGTTTGGCGTCCAGGCGCTGGTCGACCGGCATCCGTTGCACCCTTATCCACGTATTACCTGGATCACCCGATGA